One stretch of Paenibacillus sp. FSL R5-0341 DNA includes these proteins:
- a CDS encoding helix-turn-helix transcriptional regulator, producing MKILHHPQVSDIELSSVLYALSDPTRLGIVAEAARSGEQPCSHFHAPVVKSTMSHHIRTLREAGVIRVRVQGTQHFLTLRSEDLETRFPGLLQPLLQAAAQTSTDLS from the coding sequence ATGAAAATTTTACACCATCCACAAGTATCAGATATTGAACTTTCCTCTGTATTGTATGCATTAAGCGACCCGACCCGTCTTGGGATTGTTGCGGAAGCAGCGAGAAGCGGGGAGCAGCCGTGCAGTCATTTTCATGCACCTGTTGTGAAGTCAACGATGTCGCACCATATTCGGACCCTGCGGGAAGCCGGAGTTATTCGGGTCAGAGTGCAAGGCACACAGCATTTTCTCACCCTGCGGTCCGAAGATCTGGAAACACGCTTTCCAGGACTCTTGCAACCATTATTGCAGGCTGCCGCTCAGACCAGCACAGATCTTTCCTAA
- a CDS encoding C39 family peptidase yields MAENILDNLIMKRESKSYVDSLHAILTHTGQFQGSKVLLAGYTGMAFKLAVHRRLLPMSVTAYGQWGEAHRPGIDNLGIFTIWDGGRTRHSTFSYYQRDAVNWVRRSLNEGIGVIYWIPEFGVIHGYDDSDRIFYVQDGWSKEPQILLYDNFGLNFTGFWYCQVFGDQLRIPEQQMLLESLRLAIEDWDIPYRLLPDRNIASGRQAYDVWVQALRSGDFDKSGAGYILESFCHSRTEIRMYLQDVRGVWNELDQACACYEQLGTLIDQMKGYMDQQEKRRILRPDTTEDLAQVLVKAKALEEQAIDYFRVISRKYPDLKRSTVPRWGAHSAR; encoded by the coding sequence TTGGCTGAGAATATTTTAGATAACCTCATCATGAAGCGGGAGTCCAAATCGTATGTGGATAGTCTGCATGCGATACTCACCCATACGGGCCAGTTTCAAGGTTCCAAGGTTTTACTTGCCGGATATACGGGCATGGCTTTCAAGCTGGCGGTGCATCGCAGACTACTTCCCATGTCGGTTACAGCGTATGGACAGTGGGGGGAAGCACATCGTCCGGGAATTGATAACCTGGGGATATTCACGATCTGGGATGGGGGACGTACACGGCATTCCACGTTCAGTTATTACCAGCGGGATGCAGTGAATTGGGTGAGACGTAGTCTTAATGAAGGTATTGGTGTGATTTACTGGATTCCCGAGTTCGGTGTTATTCATGGGTATGATGATAGTGACCGTATCTTCTATGTGCAAGACGGATGGAGCAAGGAACCGCAGATTTTGTTATATGATAATTTCGGCTTAAACTTTACCGGATTTTGGTATTGTCAGGTGTTTGGTGATCAGCTCCGCATCCCTGAACAGCAGATGCTGCTGGAATCCCTGAGACTGGCGATTGAGGATTGGGATATCCCCTATCGTCTGCTGCCTGATCGGAATATTGCTTCAGGTAGACAGGCATATGATGTATGGGTGCAGGCCCTGCGGAGTGGGGATTTCGATAAATCAGGTGCGGGTTATATTTTGGAATCCTTCTGCCATTCCCGAACCGAAATACGAATGTATTTGCAGGATGTTCGAGGGGTATGGAACGAACTGGACCAGGCTTGTGCATGTTATGAACAGCTTGGGACGTTAATTGACCAAATGAAAGGATATATGGATCAGCAGGAGAAGAGACGTATTTTGCGACCAGACACCACAGAAGATTTAGCACAGGTACTAGTGAAGGCGAAAGCATTGGAAGAGCAGGCTATTGATTATTTTCGAGTGATATCCAGGAAGTATCCTGATCTTAAACGGTCCACGGTACCACGGTGGGGAGCACATTCCGCACGATAG
- a CDS encoding carbohydrate ABC transporter permease, with protein MYHKTTGYRIFNGFNLIFIAAVSILCILPLVHILAVSFSGKAAASANLVTLWPIDFTVDAYTKTFGNSNFLSALWISVQRTVLGTLLSMTLVFLTAYPLSKESLHFKGRSLYAWFFIFTMLFSGGLIPSYILIQKLGLINTMWALILPGAVAVWNLILMMNFFRNVPKELEEAAFIDGANHITTLFKIYLPVSMPAIATISLFTMVGQWNSWFDGLIYMNDASKYPLATLMQTIIVQQDFSNMNVDATQLQNMSQRTVNAAQIFIGALPILLVYPFLQRFFVKGIVLGAVKE; from the coding sequence GTGTATCACAAAACAACCGGGTACCGTATATTCAATGGTTTCAACCTGATATTCATCGCGGCCGTCTCGATCCTGTGCATCCTGCCGCTGGTCCATATTCTGGCCGTTTCCTTCAGTGGTAAAGCGGCAGCATCCGCCAATCTGGTAACACTGTGGCCGATTGATTTTACGGTGGACGCCTATACCAAAACATTTGGTAACAGTAACTTTCTGAGTGCACTCTGGATTTCAGTCCAGCGTACGGTTCTGGGAACACTGCTCAGTATGACACTTGTTTTCCTGACGGCTTATCCGTTATCCAAGGAGAGTCTGCATTTCAAGGGGCGCTCGTTATATGCGTGGTTTTTCATCTTCACGATGCTATTCAGCGGGGGATTGATTCCATCCTATATTTTGATCCAGAAGCTTGGACTGATTAATACGATGTGGGCTCTCATTTTGCCAGGCGCGGTGGCTGTCTGGAACCTGATTCTGATGATGAACTTTTTCCGTAACGTGCCAAAAGAGCTGGAAGAAGCCGCATTCATTGATGGAGCCAACCATATTACGACCCTGTTCAAAATTTATCTGCCTGTATCCATGCCCGCCATTGCCACGATCTCCTTATTCACCATGGTAGGTCAATGGAATTCCTGGTTCGACGGGCTGATCTATATGAATGATGCTTCCAAATATCCACTTGCCACGTTAATGCAGACCATTATCGTACAGCAGGACTTCTCCAACATGAACGTGGATGCAACGCAGCTCCAGAACATGTCTCAACGTACGGTGAACGCGGCTCAGATCTTTATTGGCGCTCTGCCGATCCTGCTCGTATATCCGTTCTTGCAGCGTTTCTTCGTAAAGGGGATTGTGCTCGGGGCGGTAAAAGAGTAA
- a CDS encoding Gfo/Idh/MocA family oxidoreductase produces the protein MNSVQKLRWGILGSASIAVESVIPGLQQSELNEVTAIASRDEDKAKQTADQLGIDKAYGSYEALLADDSIDAVYIPLPNHLHREWTIRAAEAGKHILCEKPLALTEQEAKEMVQACADAGVQLAEAFMYRHHPRYDQIRDIIASGEIGEIRGIHSTFSFNNSNASGNVRFRRDWGGGALYDIGCYSISVARLLLGQEPSAATVIGMFSPQHDQVDMMASGLLEFDNHVGVTFDSSMWAAFRNTLEVLGSEGIIEVPSAFVSEQDNSSNFYVTAGGERREIEVPQVNHYSLQGDDMARAVLLGKDLRFAPSDAVANMKVLEACLRSAEQRTRITL, from the coding sequence ATGAATTCAGTTCAAAAATTGCGTTGGGGAATTCTTGGTAGCGCTAGCATTGCTGTGGAATCCGTCATTCCAGGCTTGCAGCAATCCGAGTTGAATGAAGTCACCGCGATCGCTAGTCGGGACGAAGATAAAGCCAAACAGACGGCCGATCAACTCGGGATCGACAAGGCCTATGGCAGTTATGAAGCTTTGCTCGCAGATGATTCCATCGATGCCGTATATATCCCGCTACCGAATCATTTGCATCGGGAATGGACGATCCGGGCTGCTGAGGCAGGCAAACATATTTTGTGCGAAAAACCACTGGCTCTGACTGAGCAGGAAGCTAAGGAGATGGTTCAAGCTTGTGCAGATGCAGGTGTGCAGCTGGCTGAAGCCTTCATGTACCGCCATCATCCACGTTACGATCAGATCAGGGATATCATCGCCAGCGGTGAGATCGGTGAGATCCGCGGTATTCACAGTACATTTTCGTTCAATAACTCCAATGCATCCGGCAATGTCCGCTTTCGGCGGGATTGGGGCGGCGGTGCACTGTATGATATCGGATGTTATTCCATCAGCGTAGCACGTCTGCTGCTTGGTCAAGAGCCAAGTGCTGCCACTGTTATCGGCATGTTCTCCCCGCAGCATGATCAGGTCGATATGATGGCATCCGGATTGCTGGAATTCGATAATCACGTTGGCGTGACGTTTGACAGCAGCATGTGGGCAGCCTTCCGCAACACACTGGAAGTACTGGGGTCCGAGGGCATTATTGAAGTCCCTTCCGCATTTGTCAGCGAGCAAGATAACAGTTCGAACTTCTATGTAACAGCTGGCGGTGAACGCAGAGAGATTGAGGTCCCGCAAGTGAACCACTACTCTCTGCAGGGAGATGATATGGCACGTGCTGTACTTCTGGGCAAGGATCTGCGCTTCGCCCCTTCCGATGCAGTAGCTAATATGAAAGTATTGGAAGCTTGCCTTCGTTCAGCGGAACAACGTACACGAATTACACTATAA
- a CDS encoding aspartyl-phosphate phosphatase Spo0E family protein, whose amino-acid sequence MVHNPETIQECIEHARQRLYQIANQYPELWHPEVIRQSMVLDELINEYNNATRGRTIANQMKS is encoded by the coding sequence ATGGTACATAATCCGGAAACCATTCAGGAATGTATCGAACATGCACGGCAAAGACTCTACCAGATTGCAAATCAATATCCGGAACTGTGGCATCCGGAAGTTATTCGCCAATCCATGGTGCTGGATGAGTTAATTAATGAATATAACAACGCAACTCGTGGGAGAACGATCGCAAATCAAATGAAATCATAA
- a CDS encoding FAD-dependent monooxygenase: MTDIRFNPSQEKQQPGVSPSRKDYDIDVLVAGAGPTGSTLAADLLRRGLRVRLVDKAPHAFKGSRAKGVQPRTQELLEDLGVLSEAHAEGDSYPLAGIHLGPITVPWRMQQRNKPTPDVPYPNILLLAQHRTDAILHRLLKRQGLNIEFNNAVDSFEQDANGVTVTLSSGEKIRSRYLVGADGGSSTVRKGVGIRFVGETNESDRMLIIDGTIDGLSRSRWHMWPRTKGKFVGACPLPHSDQFQVMIRLGADENPDLDEAVLAAQFHKLTGLRLYDITWSSVFRPNVRLAEHYRSGRVILAGDAAHVHTPAGAQGLNTGVQDAYNLGWKIGQVIAGAPDRLLDSYEAERQPIAARVLGKSSELYAKLDNKRLASLKRGDEERQLTLSYHGGPLSSENSSATKSLQVGDRAPDAPCIGPGGVRRFFEILRGPQFTLLAFGANAAHILPDLIWPASGAELHRYIVSTGNEAEQNVINDTTQKLTDIYGINSDTLILIRPDGYIGNIIKSDWQTEFENVVSMVTPPRSV; the protein is encoded by the coding sequence ATGACAGATATACGATTCAATCCATCGCAAGAGAAGCAACAACCGGGTGTGAGTCCATCGAGGAAAGATTACGATATCGACGTATTGGTTGCAGGCGCCGGTCCGACCGGATCTACATTAGCAGCAGATCTTTTGCGCCGCGGCCTTCGTGTCCGACTGGTCGACAAGGCTCCCCACGCCTTCAAAGGTTCTCGTGCAAAGGGAGTACAGCCGCGAACCCAGGAGCTTTTGGAGGACCTCGGCGTGCTGAGTGAGGCTCATGCGGAGGGAGATTCTTACCCGCTCGCAGGTATTCATCTCGGGCCCATCACCGTGCCGTGGCGCATGCAACAACGGAATAAACCTACACCAGATGTGCCCTATCCGAATATTCTTCTGCTGGCTCAACACCGCACGGATGCCATCCTGCACCGACTGCTCAAACGTCAGGGACTGAATATTGAATTTAACAACGCGGTGGATTCTTTTGAACAGGATGCCAATGGGGTGACAGTGACGCTCTCTTCAGGGGAGAAGATTCGCAGCAGATATCTGGTGGGGGCAGACGGTGGTTCCAGCACCGTTCGTAAAGGTGTTGGCATTCGTTTTGTGGGAGAGACCAACGAATCGGATCGGATGCTTATCATCGACGGTACAATCGATGGGTTGTCGCGCAGTCGTTGGCATATGTGGCCACGCACAAAAGGTAAATTTGTCGGAGCATGTCCCCTGCCACATTCCGACCAATTCCAAGTCATGATCAGGTTGGGAGCAGACGAGAACCCAGACCTCGACGAGGCTGTACTTGCCGCTCAGTTCCACAAGCTCACTGGTTTACGGCTCTACGATATTACCTGGAGTTCTGTATTTCGTCCCAACGTGCGACTTGCCGAGCATTATCGGTCGGGCCGGGTCATTCTTGCAGGCGATGCAGCCCACGTCCATACCCCAGCCGGTGCGCAAGGACTCAATACCGGTGTACAGGACGCTTACAACCTCGGCTGGAAGATAGGTCAGGTCATTGCTGGCGCACCCGATCGCTTACTTGACAGCTATGAAGCTGAACGTCAACCTATTGCCGCACGAGTACTTGGAAAATCCAGCGAGTTGTACGCCAAGCTCGATAATAAACGCCTTGCCAGTCTCAAACGAGGTGATGAAGAACGTCAGCTCACACTATCGTATCATGGTGGTCCACTTAGCTCTGAGAATTCATCAGCGACCAAGTCACTTCAGGTCGGAGATCGAGCACCCGATGCTCCATGCATCGGCCCAGGCGGGGTAAGACGTTTTTTTGAAATTCTCCGTGGACCACAATTCACATTGCTTGCTTTTGGAGCCAATGCCGCTCATATCCTCCCTGACCTGATCTGGCCGGCTAGTGGTGCCGAATTGCACAGATACATCGTCAGTACTGGTAATGAAGCCGAACAGAATGTTATCAACGACACCACCCAAAAACTGACTGACATCTACGGCATTAACAGCGACACGCTGATACTTATTCGACCCGATGGTTACATCGGCAACATCATCAAGAGCGACTGGCAGACGGAATTTGAGAATGTAGTCAGTATGGTTACCCCGCCACGTTCAGTGTAA
- a CDS encoding WYL domain-containing protein encodes MSNMHRIHWFDEQIRGGRFPNSIGLAREFEISRRQAQRDIEYMASSLRAPLVYMAKYRGYCYEDQTFRLPHLYMTEEEQRVLKYLAHRYRHYNYDQADAVKRVAHLLERFTLEEQQMGSHELPVFSAPPKQLQFFELLSHAIADLRRVHIHYRDHDGEQQFSLCPLKMISQFNADYVVGYVADPVQQVAIRLEGIVHVSILDERFEYRSDALLGGWEEPLPVRKPFVAEIRLKELQQMDLWQGYRIQARQDLIYSIEFYDTDAFLQHLFISEWEEILSPGWLRRKLQQSAEGLIDRLAIQRKQNVE; translated from the coding sequence ATGAGTAACATGCATCGGATTCACTGGTTTGACGAACAGATTCGGGGTGGACGTTTTCCGAACAGTATCGGGCTTGCCCGTGAATTTGAAATCTCCCGTCGTCAGGCTCAGCGTGATATTGAATATATGGCAAGCTCCCTGCGAGCTCCTTTGGTATATATGGCGAAATATCGGGGCTATTGTTATGAGGATCAGACTTTTCGATTGCCCCATTTGTATATGACCGAAGAAGAACAGCGTGTGCTGAAATATCTGGCGCATCGCTATCGACATTACAATTATGATCAAGCAGACGCGGTGAAACGTGTAGCACATTTGCTGGAGCGTTTTACGTTGGAGGAACAACAGATGGGAAGTCACGAGCTCCCAGTGTTTTCGGCGCCACCGAAGCAACTGCAATTCTTTGAATTGTTGTCCCATGCCATAGCTGACTTGCGTAGAGTACATATTCATTACAGGGATCACGATGGAGAACAGCAGTTTTCCTTGTGTCCATTGAAGATGATATCCCAGTTTAACGCCGATTACGTGGTGGGTTATGTAGCAGATCCTGTGCAGCAAGTGGCCATTCGCTTGGAGGGCATTGTTCATGTATCGATCTTGGATGAGAGATTTGAGTACAGGTCAGATGCTCTCTTAGGTGGATGGGAAGAACCACTGCCTGTGCGTAAACCGTTCGTAGCTGAGATTCGCTTGAAAGAATTGCAACAAATGGACCTATGGCAAGGGTATCGTATTCAGGCTAGGCAAGACCTGATTTATTCGATTGAATTTTATGACACGGACGCTTTCTTGCAACATTTGTTTATTAGCGAATGGGAGGAAATTTTGTCTCCTGGGTGGCTTAGACGCAAGCTTCAGCAAAGCGCAGAAGGATTAATTGACAGGCTCGCGATACAACGTAAGCAAAACGTGGAATAA
- a CDS encoding nuclear transport factor 2 family protein, whose amino-acid sequence MSQSTITGLEQLLALENIRNTKARYCRYIDTKQWDTLGDVFAPDAIADFSTEGNPIPVLTGRDTIVQVFRDLVDVAVTVHHVHSAEVEFVSENEAKVISPMEDWVTFPEGNENKSFHGFGHYHETFVKIDGQWYIKHTSLKRLRLDLFE is encoded by the coding sequence ATGAGCCAATCAACGATTACAGGACTGGAACAATTGCTCGCACTGGAAAACATTCGGAATACCAAGGCGCGCTATTGCCGCTATATTGATACGAAACAGTGGGATACCTTGGGTGACGTGTTCGCTCCGGATGCAATCGCTGATTTCAGCACAGAAGGCAATCCGATTCCGGTATTAACAGGCCGTGATACGATTGTACAAGTATTCCGTGATCTGGTGGATGTTGCCGTAACCGTGCACCATGTACATAGCGCCGAAGTTGAATTTGTATCCGAGAACGAAGCGAAGGTCATCTCCCCAATGGAAGATTGGGTAACGTTCCCGGAGGGCAATGAGAACAAATCGTTCCACGGATTTGGGCACTATCATGAAACTTTTGTCAAAATCGACGGCCAGTGGTACATCAAACATACGAGTCTGAAACGTCTTCGTCTGGACCTGTTTGAATAG
- a CDS encoding Rrf2 family transcriptional regulator, protein MKYSKATNYALHTMLHLVSTAPEQLVSVHQLAELQKVSPTYLSKILTKLVKAGMIESTSGANGGYRLSRKNPDPSFLEIIHAIEGQASLFECSQNHNAGCLIQQVMVQAEEEMESFLNNKKMSELASQMKGAHSL, encoded by the coding sequence ATGAAATATTCAAAAGCAACAAATTATGCTTTGCATACGATGCTTCATCTTGTAAGCACTGCCCCTGAACAGCTGGTTAGTGTACATCAACTTGCAGAACTGCAGAAGGTATCACCAACCTATCTGTCCAAAATACTGACCAAATTGGTTAAGGCGGGTATGATCGAATCTACTTCTGGCGCCAATGGTGGCTATCGTCTTAGTCGTAAAAATCCGGACCCTTCCTTCCTGGAGATTATTCATGCGATTGAAGGTCAGGCGTCTCTGTTTGAATGTTCCCAGAATCATAACGCAGGTTGCTTGATCCAACAGGTGATGGTGCAGGCGGAAGAAGAGATGGAAAGTTTTTTGAACAATAAAAAGATGTCGGAACTGGCTTCCCAGATGAAGGGTGCACACTCCCTATAA
- a CDS encoding MFS transporter produces the protein MNNTATASSGERTGIQEGLIVSLLGFTVLLVVMNTMMFNLALPKIAAEFMLTSVASSWIVTGYSIVFAISSITFSRLSDFIPIRTLFTTGLTLLGAASVLGFFSNHFIILLIARLIQAAGAASVPGLAIVLITRYIPNDRRGKSMAVIMSASSLGLGLGPVIGGSITQFLGWHDLFIVTGLTLFLIPVFFKLLPRETPQKGSFDLMGAVLLAIGTTGVLLFLTSRQWFTLVIGAAALLLFWLRIRRAADPFVQPALFKDKKYMMLSSLGIVSYINNFSTLFLLPQILAHLYGLTPAQSGLVIFPGAVVSMLLSNRIGRMIDRHGNTLLLKFAPWLLLAAAGLFALFADNNIYAIMAVYVLLSVGFSSLTTSVSNELSGNLTKDQVGAGMGLFQLSQFFSGAFSVAVTGVALTAMQNMPLSSAYTNIFWGMTVVALASVIFSQLYLRMQSRKVTEKSSRI, from the coding sequence ATGAACAACACCGCAACCGCATCATCAGGGGAACGGACCGGAATACAGGAAGGATTGATTGTGAGCTTGCTTGGCTTCACCGTTCTACTCGTTGTTATGAATACAATGATGTTTAATCTGGCCTTGCCTAAAATTGCAGCCGAATTTATGCTTACATCCGTCGCTTCATCTTGGATTGTTACAGGGTATTCCATTGTATTTGCCATTTCCTCGATTACGTTCTCACGTCTATCCGATTTCATACCCATCCGTACATTATTCACGACTGGGCTGACTTTACTTGGTGCTGCATCCGTTCTAGGATTCTTCAGTAATCACTTCATCATTTTGCTCATTGCACGTCTGATTCAGGCTGCGGGTGCTGCATCGGTTCCGGGGCTTGCCATTGTGCTGATTACCCGGTATATTCCGAATGATCGCCGAGGTAAATCGATGGCTGTCATCATGTCCGCCAGTTCACTGGGTCTTGGACTTGGTCCCGTCATCGGCGGAAGTATTACACAATTTCTGGGATGGCATGATCTGTTTATCGTTACAGGATTAACGTTATTCTTGATTCCTGTATTCTTCAAATTGCTTCCTCGGGAAACGCCGCAAAAAGGTTCATTTGACCTGATGGGTGCCGTGCTTCTCGCCATCGGTACTACAGGTGTGCTGTTATTCCTGACTTCCCGTCAGTGGTTCACGCTTGTCATCGGTGCTGCTGCACTGCTTCTGTTCTGGCTCCGAATTCGGCGCGCGGCAGATCCGTTTGTCCAACCTGCTTTGTTCAAAGATAAAAAATATATGATGCTCAGCTCGCTGGGGATTGTATCGTACATCAATAACTTCTCAACGCTGTTCCTGCTGCCGCAAATTTTGGCGCATCTATATGGACTGACACCTGCTCAATCCGGACTCGTCATCTTCCCGGGTGCAGTCGTGTCTATGCTGCTGTCCAACCGGATCGGCCGAATGATTGACCGACATGGCAATACGCTGCTGCTGAAATTTGCACCATGGTTGCTACTGGCCGCTGCCGGATTGTTCGCCTTATTTGCAGACAATAACATCTACGCCATTATGGCTGTCTATGTGCTGCTCAGCGTTGGTTTCTCATCCCTGACCACCAGCGTATCCAATGAATTGTCCGGCAACCTGACCAAGGATCAGGTCGGCGCAGGTATGGGACTGTTCCAACTCAGTCAATTCTTCAGCGGTGCTTTCAGTGTTGCTGTTACTGGCGTAGCATTGACGGCGATGCAAAACATGCCGCTATCCTCAGCGTACACCAATATTTTCTGGGGCATGACTGTGGTCGCGCTAGCATCCGTTATTTTCTCTCAGTTGTATCTGAGAATGCAGTCACGGAAAGTCACGGAAAAAAGTAGCCGGATCTAA
- a CDS encoding MarR family transcriptional regulator: MIKPSNYHNKEHLIDEVLEAVKDIQIKFQAEDDEEKEWLLQNSPNPEVQELVEDMTVTMLHVLDAIGTLEPVNGITISKQFGFSKGTVSKITKRLVQKNIILPEYLPDNKKEVLFRVSERGQDIYRLHQAMHQQIDLGANRFLQRYTEDELQFIVHALRDTAQASWFHTEKDGPLLVSSEVIPYPDEVSHDNESTEAVTVNEEMNEIMGMLHTLNSRDLKKAKAVLEDVFFTKYED; this comes from the coding sequence ATGATCAAGCCATCAAACTATCACAATAAAGAGCACCTGATTGATGAAGTGCTGGAAGCTGTGAAAGACATACAGATTAAATTCCAAGCGGAAGATGACGAAGAGAAGGAGTGGCTGCTCCAAAACAGCCCTAATCCGGAGGTTCAAGAGTTAGTCGAAGACATGACGGTTACTATGCTGCATGTGCTGGATGCCATTGGAACACTTGAACCTGTAAATGGCATAACCATTTCGAAGCAATTCGGCTTTTCCAAAGGCACAGTTTCCAAAATCACCAAGAGGCTGGTCCAGAAAAATATCATTTTGCCTGAATACCTGCCGGATAATAAAAAAGAAGTATTGTTTCGCGTGTCAGAACGGGGTCAAGACATATATCGTTTACATCAAGCCATGCATCAACAAATTGATCTTGGCGCAAACCGTTTTTTGCAACGATATACCGAAGATGAATTGCAGTTCATAGTTCATGCTCTCCGTGATACGGCACAGGCGTCCTGGTTCCATACAGAAAAAGATGGTCCGTTATTGGTTTCTAGTGAAGTTATTCCATATCCCGATGAAGTCTCACATGATAATGAGAGTACGGAAGCAGTAACCGTTAACGAGGAAATGAATGAAATTATGGGGATGCTTCATACGCTGAATTCCCGTGATCTGAAGAAAGCCAAGGCCGTTCTTGAGGATGTTTTCTTTACGAAATATGAGGATTAG
- a CDS encoding helix-turn-helix domain-containing protein — protein MMRQTVLLTLQDIPYFCYPESVGHYMEHPQHSVLREAGVLNNFNIHYVAAGKGYVEVDGVVHELRAGQAVLYFPQQRQHYYSSEDDPWDVRWVHFYGERLHDYMIERGLHRNLLWTLRQRSSWEEAHLALLTEAEQNTMLRPAQLSTLTYAVLAEFVQHAVPLKSTRTTSKAESRVLALLPQMQQEACQPFLLQDWADLAGVSSYYFCKMFKSAVEMTPMEFITRSRLQMAKQWLLERPAANIGQIAEEAGYPNASYFNRQFMAHEGMTPTDYRGLYHN, from the coding sequence ATGATGAGACAAACGGTATTGCTAACCCTGCAGGATATTCCATATTTTTGTTATCCGGAATCGGTTGGACATTATATGGAACATCCCCAGCATTCCGTATTACGGGAGGCAGGCGTACTAAACAATTTTAATATTCACTATGTCGCTGCAGGCAAGGGATACGTGGAAGTGGACGGGGTGGTGCATGAGCTTCGCGCAGGTCAAGCCGTGCTTTATTTCCCGCAACAGCGACAGCATTATTATAGTAGTGAAGATGACCCGTGGGATGTGAGATGGGTTCATTTTTACGGTGAACGTCTGCATGATTATATGATCGAGCGGGGGTTGCATCGCAATCTGCTGTGGACGCTACGGCAGCGTAGCTCATGGGAAGAGGCTCATCTGGCTTTGTTGACTGAAGCGGAACAGAACACCATGCTGCGTCCTGCTCAGCTATCCACACTGACTTATGCTGTACTCGCCGAGTTCGTGCAGCATGCGGTACCTTTAAAGAGCACACGCACCACAAGTAAGGCGGAGAGTCGGGTTCTTGCGCTGCTTCCACAGATGCAACAGGAGGCCTGCCAACCTTTCCTGTTACAGGACTGGGCGGATCTCGCAGGTGTGAGTTCATATTACTTTTGCAAAATGTTCAAGAGTGCTGTGGAGATGACGCCCATGGAATTTATTACTCGTTCACGGCTACAGATGGCAAAGCAATGGCTGCTGGAACGGCCTGCGGCCAATATCGGACAGATTGCGGAGGAAGCGGGGTATCCCAATGCCAGTTATTTTAACCGCCAGTTCATGGCCCATGAGGGGATGACACCTACGGATTATCGCGGATTGTATCATAATTAA